In one window of Helianthus annuus cultivar XRQ/B chromosome 17, HanXRQr2.0-SUNRISE, whole genome shotgun sequence DNA:
- the LOC110925228 gene encoding monosaccharide-sensing protein 2-like, whose protein sequence is MTRFTSVCSIYAQMMDPIVTLFGSVHEKQNETGSMIFPNFGSMFHGDQHKPDNWDVESNHENGNLSVDETNDNVKTPLLSLNSTSVDKDMIAPVSRSMLNTVQPSESNSVIGIGGGWQLAYTKTEDRRREESGRVAADLLAPGGWCRIQTRVHCFTPGCRRR, encoded by the exons ATGACCAG ATTCACTTCAGTATGTTCCATCTATGCACAAATGATGGATCCAATAGTGACTCTATTCGGAAGTGTTCACGAGAAACAGAACGAAACCGGAAGCATGATCTTCCCAAATTTCGGAAGCATGTTTCATGGCGATCAGCATAAACCCGATAACTGGGATGTAGAGAGTAATCACGAAAATGGGAACTTATCCGTGGACGAAACTAATGATAATGTAAAAACCCCGTTGCTATCGCTTAATTCAACTAGTGTAGATAAAGACATGATTGCTCCGGTTTCTAGGAGTATGTTAAACACAGTTCAGCCTAGCGAGTCGAATAGTGTGATAGGgattggtggtgggtggcagttGGCGTATACGAAGACCGAAGACCGAAGACGGGAAGAAAGCGGGCGGGTTGCAGCGGATTTACTTGCACCAGGAGGGTGGTGCAGAATCCAGACGCGGGTCCATTGCTTCACTCCCGGTTGCAGACGACGGTGA